In Campylobacterota bacterium, the sequence CGGATACGGCCGCTTTTTTCAGCGATGCCGAACGCCTGCGGGGGCTTCTGGGACACGGAAGCGCCAAACGCGTCAGCGAAATTATCAAGGATTCGAAATGATTAGACTCTTTTCATGGATGAAAACATCCCTCAAACGCTTCAAAGACGAAAAAATCGTCCCTTACATGTTTACGCTCAGCGACGATCCGATGCTGTTTCGGGATATGCTCAACACGAACAAAATGTACCAGGACGGACTGAAGCTCGAAGGAAAAATCCCCGGATTCCGTCTGAGCATCGGACGAAGCTACGTCGTCTTTATCGCGCTCTGGCACCTGATTCTCTTTCCCGCGTCGGCGATCTTTCATTCGGTACTGGCCAAAATCGACTGTCATCTCCTGATCCTGATGGCGGTACTGTTTACGGGGATGTTTTTCGCGACGTACGCGATGTTCAAAGAGTACATGATCGACACGGTCGCGCTGCGGATTATCAAAAAAGCGTGGGAGAACCATTTTCCCCATTTCGACTACGCTCTTCACGCCAAAGAGGTGGCGAAAATCTATTCCGAAGCACTCGACAAAGAGATACCGCACAAAAACCTGCAGCTCTACATTCTCGACCGGCTCGTCGAGGGAAAACGGTAAAAATTATTTTTTATACTTGTTCAAAATCCCCATAAACGTGGGGATATTCGCGGCACCGTCGTGGCGTCCGATTTTTTTGCCCGAGGCGTTCAGAAAATGGAACGTCGGCGTACCGATGTACGAAAGCCCTTCGGGGACGAAGTCTTTGTGAATGTCGATGTGGACGGGGACATAATATTTATGCACCTCCGCGCTGATCGCCTTCTCTTCGAATACCACGTCGTTCATGTATTCACACGCGGGGCACTCTTCGCGCGAGAGCATCACCATCACGTTCTTCTTCTCTTTTTTCGCCTGAGAAAGCGCCGCGTCGTACGACGAAGCCCATTTGAGTTCGGCAAACGCGCACGAGGCAACGAGGGACAAAGCGAGTACGATTTTTTTCATCAGAGTTTCCCTAAATGATCTAAAAATTCTCCGGGTTCTTTAAACCCGACAATATCGGCACTTTTCATCCGCGTGCCGTTCTCGTCGAAAAACAAAATGGCCGGAGGTCCGAAAATGCCGTATTTGGCGCTGATCGCTTTGGCCGCATCGTCGTTGGAAGTGAGATCGACTTTGACGAGAACGAATCGGTCCATCGCGGTTTTGACCCCTTCGTCGCTGAACGTTTTTTCTTCCAGCTCCTTGCATGCGGTACACCAGTCGGCATAGAAATCGACCAGAACCCGCTTCCCTTTGTTTTCGGCGAGGATCGCTTCGAGTTCCTCGATGGAGGTGATCTTTTCAAACGTTTTATGCTGTGCGGCTTCGACGTTCACCGTCCCTTTTGCGGGGAGGAACGGATCGAGGGGATGGAGCGGGTCTTTGGCCCCGCTCATGCCTCCGAGCAACAGCGACATCCCGTAAAGGAACAAGATGATCCCGAGCGCTTTTTTGTTCGCACGGTGGCAGCGGATGCAGCGTCCCCGGATCGGTTCGAGGGCCCCGATATTGACCGCTACGAACACCGCGAGGGCTCCCCAGAGCATCATCGAAATGTTTTCATCGAGAATCCGGCTGATCATCCAGATCGATACCCCGATGAGCATGACGCCGAAAATCGATTTGACGGTATCCATCCACGGTCCGGGTTTGGGCATGAATTTGCCCGCGCTGGTCCCTACCGCAATCAGCGGAATCCCCATCCCGATGCTCAGCGCGAACAATGCGACGCCTCCGAGCAGCGCATCCCCGGTCTGACCGATGTAGATCAGTGCTCCGGCAAGCGGTGCCGCGACGCAGGGGCCGACGATCAGGGCGGAGAGGAATCCCATCACGGCAACGCCGAGAATACCGCTGCGGCGACCACTGATCTGGGTGATGCGCGACTGGATCGCGTTGGGGATCTGGAGTTCGAAGAGATCGAACATCGACATTGCCAGAATGACGAAAATCAGCGCGAAAAGGGTGATGATCCACGGCGTCTGGAAGGCGGCCTGAAGATTGGCGCCGAACAACCCCGCGAGCACGCCGGCGATCGTGTAGGCGACCGCCATCGCCAACACGTAGACGACCGAAAGCCAAAACGCCCGTTTGGTCCCGAGCCCTTCGCCCTGGGCGACGATGACCGAGGAGATGATGGGGACCATCGGAAAGACGCACGGCGTCAGGGCGAGCAAAAGGCCGAATCCGAAAAAGCTCAGGAGGATAAACCAAAGGCTACCCCCCTCGATCACCTGTGCGATCCGATCGGTTTCGGATTTTTCTTCGACGGCGGGCTTGGGCGCCGGGGCCAGATCGATCTCGCCGGAAGTGACCGCAGGGGCTTTGAGGATCGACGAGCCGTCTGCGGGAAGAAGCTTGGTAGCATCAACTTTGACGTTAAGGACGACCTCTTGGGGTTCGTAACACAGCCCTGCGGCCGAACATCCCTGATAGGATAGTTTGACTTTGAATTCTTTTTCCCCTTCAACCTCGCCGCTGCGGGCCAAAGCGATCCGGATCGCGGGAGAGTTTTCGAACACTTGCTCCCCTTCATGATCGA encodes:
- the dsbD gene encoding protein-disulfide reductase DsbD, which produces MRFLWLFLLPFALYGVGFLQPEEAFKPKISMADDQTAAIEIELGDQIYLYADKVKVEDADPKDGIGFKAVTMADPVDHEGEQVFENSPAIRIALARSGEVEGEKEFKVKLSYQGCSAAGLCYEPQEVVLNVKVDATKLLPADGSSILKAPAVTSGEIDLAPAPKPAVEEKSETDRIAQVIEGGSLWFILLSFFGFGLLLALTPCVFPMVPIISSVIVAQGEGLGTKRAFWLSVVYVLAMAVAYTIAGVLAGLFGANLQAAFQTPWIITLFALIFVILAMSMFDLFELQIPNAIQSRITQISGRRSGILGVAVMGFLSALIVGPCVAAPLAGALIYIGQTGDALLGGVALFALSIGMGIPLIAVGTSAGKFMPKPGPWMDTVKSIFGVMLIGVSIWMISRILDENISMMLWGALAVFVAVNIGALEPIRGRCIRCHRANKKALGIILFLYGMSLLLGGMSGAKDPLHPLDPFLPAKGTVNVEAAQHKTFEKITSIEELEAILAENKGKRVLVDFYADWCTACKELEEKTFSDEGVKTAMDRFVLVKVDLTSNDDAAKAISAKYGIFGPPAILFFDENGTRMKSADIVGFKEPGEFLDHLGKL
- a CDS encoding thioredoxin family protein; protein product: MKKIVLALSLVASCAFAELKWASSYDAALSQAKKEKKNVMVMLSREECPACEYMNDVVFEEKAISAEVHKYYVPVHIDIHKDFVPEGLSYIGTPTFHFLNASGKKIGRHDGAANIPTFMGILNKYKK